The following proteins are encoded in a genomic region of Sulfurovum indicum:
- the napG gene encoding ferredoxin-type protein NapG, whose protein sequence is MANSDNNRRKFMATTLQSVGLTALGGLLWSGYSDEVKAAPLVLRPPGALPEEDFLKACIKCGLCAEACVNRESNKNRDGSKRPGTLQMAKGGDHVMIGTPFFKPVEVPCYMCDDIPCVPVCPSGALDMPSLLNETEELDINKARMGLAVVHKESCIAFWGIQCDACYRACPLLDEAITLEYAKNERTGKHAFLLPVVHSDVCTGCGLCEKACVTEEPAIFVLPIEYSTGKAGSHYVKGWDKKDQERIKDAKEIHTQTERSEKEAADYLNMEVEY, encoded by the coding sequence ATGGCAAACTCCGACAACAACAGACGAAAGTTCATGGCAACGACCCTTCAAAGCGTTGGCTTAACGGCTCTTGGTGGATTGTTGTGGAGTGGATACAGTGACGAGGTCAAAGCTGCACCGTTGGTGCTCAGACCACCGGGTGCACTTCCTGAAGAAGACTTCCTCAAGGCGTGCATCAAGTGTGGGCTTTGTGCAGAAGCATGTGTTAACCGTGAAAGTAACAAGAACAGAGATGGAAGTAAAAGACCCGGTACACTGCAGATGGCAAAGGGCGGTGATCATGTGATGATCGGAACACCGTTCTTCAAGCCGGTAGAAGTACCCTGCTATATGTGTGATGATATTCCATGTGTACCTGTCTGCCCATCCGGAGCGTTGGATATGCCGAGTCTTCTGAATGAAACAGAGGAACTGGATATCAACAAAGCACGTATGGGTCTGGCTGTGGTACACAAAGAGAGCTGTATCGCATTCTGGGGAATTCAGTGTGATGCGTGCTACAGAGCCTGTCCTCTGCTGGATGAAGCGATCACGCTGGAATATGCAAAGAACGAACGGACAGGCAAACATGCATTTCTGCTTCCTGTAGTACATTCAGATGTCTGTACCGGGTGTGGCTTGTGTGAAAAGGCTTGTGTGACTGAAGAGCCTGCGATCTTTGTCCTCCCGATAGAGTATTCGACCGGTAAAGCGGGCAGTCACTATGTTAAAGGATGGGATAAAAAAGATCAAGAGCGTATTAAAGATGCCAAAGAGATCCATACTCAGACTGAACGCAGTGAAAAAGAGGCAGCCGATTATCTGAATATGGAGGTAGAGTACTGA
- the napH gene encoding quinol dehydrogenase ferredoxin subunit NapH, which translates to MKNLKYLLLRRVTQVLLMVLYFGANAYGWHILEGTFGSSVLFGVIPLADPYTTLQVLATGFVLGADVLLGAAIITLFYMVVGGRAFCSWVCPINMVTDLANWLRRKLNLDKEEVNYRFLKRSARYWLMVLGLIVSAIVGVAAFEVLSPITIMQRGIVFGFGAGIAVIVAIFLFDLFGVKNGWCGHVCPLGAAYSLIGKTSLVRVKHDHEACTNCMECKIVCPENQVLWMVNKESVSVTDGECTNCGRCIDVCGDDALEFSIRSFGKK; encoded by the coding sequence ATGAAAAATCTCAAATACCTGCTTCTAAGACGGGTGACGCAAGTGTTGCTGATGGTCCTTTATTTTGGTGCCAATGCTTATGGCTGGCATATTCTGGAAGGAACTTTCGGTTCTTCTGTACTGTTCGGTGTTATTCCATTGGCAGACCCTTATACAACCCTGCAGGTTTTGGCCACGGGATTCGTATTGGGAGCGGATGTGCTGCTGGGTGCGGCGATCATTACACTTTTTTATATGGTGGTTGGAGGAAGGGCTTTTTGCAGCTGGGTATGTCCCATCAATATGGTGACAGATCTTGCCAACTGGCTCAGACGCAAACTGAATCTGGATAAAGAAGAGGTTAATTATCGCTTCTTGAAACGCAGTGCACGCTATTGGCTAATGGTATTGGGGCTGATTGTTTCAGCCATTGTCGGAGTAGCAGCATTTGAAGTTTTAAGCCCGATCACCATCATGCAAAGAGGGATCGTCTTTGGATTTGGTGCCGGTATTGCGGTGATTGTTGCTATCTTTCTGTTCGATCTTTTTGGGGTCAAGAACGGATGGTGCGGGCATGTATGCCCTTTGGGAGCAGCTTATTCACTTATAGGGAAAACAAGTCTTGTTCGTGTCAAGCACGATCATGAGGCATGTACGAACTGTATGGAATGTAAAATAGTCTGTCCCGAAAATCAGGTTTTATGGATGGTAAATAAAGAGAGTGTATCGGTCACTGACGGAGAGTGTACCAATTGCGGCCGCTGTATCGATGTGTGCGGAGATGATGCACTTGAATTCAGTATCCGGTCATTCGGAAAAAAGTAA
- a CDS encoding c-type cytochrome, with protein sequence MNKMIKVIAVGSLLASSALYANVVAKCTGCHGTGFEKAALGKSKIVKEMSKEDIIAALKGYQDGTYGGPMKGMMAGQVKGLDDAAIEAIAAEIKK encoded by the coding sequence ATGAATAAAATGATAAAAGTAATTGCAGTAGGTTCGTTGTTGGCATCTTCAGCATTGTATGCCAATGTGGTAGCAAAATGTACAGGATGTCACGGCACAGGCTTTGAAAAAGCTGCTCTGGGTAAATCCAAGATTGTCAAAGAGATGTCAAAAGAAGATATCATTGCAGCGTTAAAAGGATACCAAGACGGTACTTATGGCGGTCCAATGAAAGGAATGATGGCAGGTCAGGTAAAAGGCCTTGACGATGCTGCGATCGAGGCTATAGCAG